The Pseudomonas sp. Marseille-Q3773 DNA window CTCGCCGAGCAGGTGGCGGCCAAGCCAGGCATCCAGGCCGTGCGCCTGCGGCAGCGGCAGCGCTTCATCCGCCGCCAGCCAGTGTACCCGCACGTGGCGCAGGCTCTGGGTCAAACGTGGCTGCAGATGGGCCGGGTCGCGCTCGGCGGTATCGCCGAGGTACGCCACCACCGCTTCGGCCGATTGCAACTCGCGCTCTACATCGGCCACCGCCTGGTGCAACAGCACACCGGCACAGGCCAGCATCACCAGCAGGAAAAACAACGTGACGCAGAGGTTGATCCGCCACAGGGCCGACAGGTCAAGCAGGCGCATGCGCGGTTCTCCTAAAAGTGGCGAGATTGCGCTCCATCGTAAGACCGGGGCCTGCGTGGCGAATTACTACCTTGGTACCGGCCGGGCGCTACTTTCTGCATATTTCCCCGTCGTGGCGGGCTTCCTATGCTGGCGCCATCTGCCGTGGAGTCGCTCTATGCGCCAGCCTGCCCACCTTGCCCTGACCTGCCTGCTGGCCGTCGCCGCCACCCTGTCTGCGGCCCTGGCGTCTGCCGCCGGGGGCCAGGCTGCCGAGCCCTTGCAGGTGCGCATCGGTTACCTGGGCTATCGCCCCGACCCAGGCCCGCTGCTGTCCAACGTCATCCCCGAGCCCAGCGATGCCGGGCTGCAAGGCGCCAGGCTGGCGATTGTCGACAGCAACAGCAGCGGCCGCTTCCTGCAGCAGCAATTTCAGCTCACCGAGGCCAGCGTCGACAGCCCGGAAGCCCTGCTGCAGGCCGCCAAGGCCCAGCATGAGCAGGGGCTGAGGCTGTTCGTGGTCAACGCCCCTGCGGCCAGCTTGCAGGCCTTGTCTGGCGCATTGCCTGACAGCCTGCTGTTCAACGCCGGCAGCCCGGACGACAGCCTGCGCAGCAGCCAGTGCCTGGGCAATGTGCTGCACAGCCTGCCCGGGCGCGCCATGCTGGCCGATGCCCTGGCGCAATTCCTGGTGCTGCGCAAATGGCAGCGGGTGCTGCTGATCGTTGGCCAGACCGATGACGACCGTGCCTACGCCGCCGCCCTGCGGCGTGCCGCGAAGCGCTTCGGCCTGCAA harbors:
- a CDS encoding ABC transporter substrate-binding protein codes for the protein MRQPAHLALTCLLAVAATLSAALASAAGGQAAEPLQVRIGYLGYRPDPGPLLSNVIPEPSDAGLQGARLAIVDSNSSGRFLQQQFQLTEASVDSPEALLQAAKAQHEQGLRLFVVNAPAASLQALSGALPDSLLFNAGSPDDSLRSSQCLGNVLHSLPGRAMLADALAQFLVLRKWQRVLLIVGQTDDDRAYAAALRRAAKRFGLQLVAEKPWTFDNDQRRSAQADMPLFTQTAEYDVVLVADERGDFGEYLPYQTWYPRPVAGTQGLTPTGWHKTVETFGAAQLQKRFEAQAGRWMNDRDFAAWMAVRSVASAVSKLRQAEPHAVQQLLLSEQLPLDGFKGRKLSYRPWNGELRQPIPLVQPRALVSTSPQEGFLHPTNEMDSLGYDKPEVSCRYP